In Sphingobacterium sp. lm-10, the DNA window AGAGCTAAATCAAACGCCTGCGTTCGTACAGTCGAGCAAAGGGGAGTTTTCTGAGCCTGTTCCCGTAGAGGATGTATTGAATGAAGAGGGATTGAGTACCAAAACACCTCGCCGCGACTTTCTAAAAGTCTTAGGCTTTGGTTTGGGTGCTGTTTCTTTGGCTGCTTGTCAAAATACACCTGTTCATAAGGCCGTTCCTTACTTAATCAAGCCAGAGGAGGTCACGCCAGGTATTCCTAACTATTACGCTTCATCATTTAACGGACAAAGTGTATTAGTCCGCACACGTGAGGGCCGTCCTATCTTAATAGAGGCTAACCCAAATAGTGTTGGCCTAGTACAAGGTACAGAATCGTCTACAGTCGCTTCGGTATTGGATTTGTACGATATGACTAACAAACTACAGAATCCGCAAATTGGTGGTAGAGATGTAGAATGGGCTAAGTTGGATGCTAAAGTAATCGAAGCGTTAAACAAAGCAGTACAAGCTGGAAAGCGTGTTGCAATTGTATCAAGAACAATCAACAGTCCTACTGCTTTAGCTACTATAGCAGAATTTACTAATCGGTACCCAGGTACAGTACACGTACAATTGGATCCGATTTCTTACGCTGGTATCCGTGCTGCTAATGAGGCTAGTTTTGGTCGATCAGTAGTACCATCTTATAAGTTTGAACAAGCATTAGTTGTCCTATCGGTAGGTGCTGACTTCTTAGGAACTTGGTTAGACGGCGAAGAGCATACGCAAGACTATATTAAAAATAGAAACTATAAATCGTTAGAAGCAGGCAAGATGTCTCGCCATATTCAATTCGAAACCGGATTGAGCATGACAGGTACGAATGCGGATGTGCGTATCGCTATCAAGCCTTCGGAAGAAGCTGCTGTACTGATCTCATTATATAACGAAATCACCGGCTCATCATTAACAGGAGGTATTCAGCAATCTAATGCAGCCACAGCGATTAAGTTGGCGGCACAGGAATTGTTGAAAAACCGTGGTCAGGCATTGGTAGTTGCTGGTGCAAACGATGTAAACATCCAAACGTTGACCAATGCAATTAATGCAGCAATTGGCGCTTATGGTACCACCATTGATCTAGACAACTATTCTAAAAAGTACCAAGGATCTGAAACAGAATTTGCATCGCTATTAGGTATGGCAAATGCAGGTCAGATTGGTGCTGCTATCCTTTGGAACAGCAATCCAGTATATGATTATTACGACAGTGCAGCGGTAAAACAAGCACTTTCTAAAATAGACTTTACACTTTCCTTCTCCGACCGTGCGGATGAGACTGCTTCAGAATTGAAAGCAATCGCTCCAGCAAGTACCTTCTTAGAATCTTGGGGTGATGAGTCCTCGAAAGTCGGTTATTACACTATTGTACAACCTACGATCAATCCAGTATTCAATACACGCCAAGCAGAAGTTAGCTTATTAACTTGGGCAGGAAACAACACGGACATCTACACGTATGTACGTAATATCTGGGAGTCAAACATCTTACCTGGTGGTAGCAAAGACTGGACAGATATCTTACAAACAGGTTTTGAATACAAAGGCGATACAAGCGCAACTTCAGCTAATTTTGCTGGTAATGTTAGCGCGGCAGCATCTGCTGCTACTACAGCCGCTCAGGCTATTAAAGCAGGTGACGACTTCGAATTAGCTTTGTACGAATCTTCTGCTATACGCGACGGACGTCATGCCAATAATGCATTCTTGCAAGAATTGCCAGATCCAGTTTCTAAAGTAACCTGGGATAACTACGTAGCACTTAATCCAAAAGATGCAGAACGTCTTGGTTTCGGAGAGAAGAGTACGGCTACTGTAAAAGCTGGAGACTTAGAAGTAGAGCTTCCGGTATTGGCACAGCCAGGTCAGGCTTTAGGAACAGCATCTGTTGCATTAGGCTACGGGCGTACCAAAGTAGGTAAAGCAGGTAATAATGTCGGTGTTAATGTATTCCCTTTTGCTCAGGTAAAAGACGGCACTGTACAATTTGTCAATAAAGTATCAATTAGCAAAGCATCTCGCATTTACGAATTGGCGCAGACGCAAACGCACCATACCATTGAAGGTCGTAATATTGTTCGTGAAACCACTTTCGCTAACTATTTGAAAAACCCAGCTTCTGAAGCGGGTAAATTTTCTGACGATCATAAATCCTACGACTTGTGGAACAAGTTCGAGCAGCCTGGTCACAAGTGGGTGATGGCAATCGACCTGAACGCATGTACTGGATGTGGTTCTTGTATTGTAGCCTGTAATATTGAAAACAAT includes these proteins:
- a CDS encoding TAT-variant-translocated molybdopterin oxidoreductase, with protein sequence MDSNKKYWKGLEELNQTPAFVQSSKGEFSEPVPVEDVLNEEGLSTKTPRRDFLKVLGFGLGAVSLAACQNTPVHKAVPYLIKPEEVTPGIPNYYASSFNGQSVLVRTREGRPILIEANPNSVGLVQGTESSTVASVLDLYDMTNKLQNPQIGGRDVEWAKLDAKVIEALNKAVQAGKRVAIVSRTINSPTALATIAEFTNRYPGTVHVQLDPISYAGIRAANEASFGRSVVPSYKFEQALVVLSVGADFLGTWLDGEEHTQDYIKNRNYKSLEAGKMSRHIQFETGLSMTGTNADVRIAIKPSEEAAVLISLYNEITGSSLTGGIQQSNAATAIKLAAQELLKNRGQALVVAGANDVNIQTLTNAINAAIGAYGTTIDLDNYSKKYQGSETEFASLLGMANAGQIGAAILWNSNPVYDYYDSAAVKQALSKIDFTLSFSDRADETASELKAIAPASTFLESWGDESSKVGYYTIVQPTINPVFNTRQAEVSLLTWAGNNTDIYTYVRNIWESNILPGGSKDWTDILQTGFEYKGDTSATSANFAGNVSAAASAATTAAQAIKAGDDFELALYESSAIRDGRHANNAFLQELPDPVSKVTWDNYVALNPKDAERLGFGEKSTATVKAGDLEVELPVLAQPGQALGTASVALGYGRTKVGKAGNNVGVNVFPFAQVKDGTVQFVNKVSISKASRIYELAQTQTHHTIEGRNIVRETTFANYLKNPASEAGKFSDDHKSYDLWNKFEQPGHKWVMAIDLNACTGCGSCIVACNIENNIPVVGRDEVRRRREMHWLRIDRYYTIEEDGQGYTKEDDIANLSSFENVTVVHQPMMCQHCEHAPCETVCPVLATVHSSEGLNHMAYNRCFGTRYCANNCPYKVRRFNWFNYWNDSRFDNYLNNEFTQLVLNPDVTTRSRGVMEKCSMCIQRIQAGKLHAKMEGRKLQDGDIKLACSSVCSANAMIFGDANDPNSEVSKALRSERIYYVLEEINVQPNIGYMTKVRNTFEA